The genome window CTTCAGTTTCAGGTTTCAAGTTTCGAGTTTCAGGTTAACTCGAAACTTCAAACCCGAAATTTGAAATCTTCATTGTCCGCGGCCGCGCTGTTGCTGGTCTTCGGACTGTCGCGCCGGCTCGCCCGCCTCCGGCGTCATCTCGCGTTGGACGACCTGGCCGCCGAGGGCTTGTTCCAACTCTTTGGTCACGGTCAAACAATGCGCGCCTTTCACACCGCGCACTTCGATTCGCACTTGCCCGTCTTTCTCGATAAACACGTCGATCTCTTCAAGCTCCATAAACGCAAATGGTTCTAATCCGTGGGCACGAATTTCACTAATTCTCACGAATCTGAAAGTCTCTCGCAATTAGTGGTCATTCGTGAAATTCGTGCCGCTTTTCCTTGGCGCCGCTCACGTGATCCGGCGGAGGACCAAGTGAATGCGTCCATCTTCATGCACTTGCTCCGACGCCAGCGTGAAGCCCTGCGCCTCCAGCTTCGCCCGCGCGGCGTGATACGCGTAGCGCTGTGTCAATTGCTCGATGAACTTGGCCTGGTCGATCTCTCTCAAACCATACCAATCCGCCACGCACTGATAAACCCCGGAGACTTTGCGGAACCCGATGTCGTACTCAGGGTTCTTCGTCGCCACCTTGATTTCCACCGGCGTCCGATTGCCCAGGTAACCCCGGATCTGAACCAGGCCTTCCTCCGGCGCGTAACCCAGATCTTTCAAAGCCTGGAGCAAGGGCTCCTTTTCCGTCATTCGGGTTTTGATGCTGGTGAAGTGGGACATGACGCACGCGGATCGGGGTGTTCCTCAAACCCGCTGGCGTTACCGTAATCAGACAAGTCCTATTATCCAGCAAATAAGCTCTCTTGTTTTACTTCACGATGCGTGCGATTTCACCATGGACAAAATCCAGCGCCCGCGCGGCCTGGTGCGCTACGCGTCGCTGAACAGCATCGAGCGCGGCGAACCCTTCAGCTTCACCGCCCGCATGGCGGGGTATCTGGGGGTGTTGGGCGCGCCCGTCGCCCTGCTGTCCTTTCCCGTGTTTACGCGGTCGGAGGTGGAGACGATCTTGCTGCGCGCGCCCGGATCCCTGTTTCAAATGACGGGCCGCGGCCGAATCGAGAATCTTTACCTGCTCAAGATCATCAACAAAACTTCACGCGACATTCCCTTGCAACTGAGGCTGGACGATCCCGTGGGCGACCTTCGCGTCATGGGCGCCGGCTATTTGATCGTGCCCAAAGAAAAGCTTGCCCAAACGTCGGTGCTTTGAAATCCGCCGTCAAGAGCCCCTCCCAGAGATTTGCGAAGTTGACGCAGCCCGGGCAGACAAAAGCTTGCCTTCACGCTGGTGAAGCATGATATTCGCTTCGCGAATTAGAACCGCGCCTGTCATGACCGAACTTAACCGCAACTGCGCTGGAATCGCTCGGCGCGACTTTCTGCAACTCGGAGTCGGTGCAGTGCTGGGACTGGGCATGACGGATTTGCTTCGCCTCCGCGCCCAAACGGCTAAAGCCTCCGGCAAAGTCAGCCCAGACCAGGTCAATTGCATTCTGATCTGGATGGACGGCGGACCGAGCCATTATGAAACCTTCGATCCCAAGCCTGATGCTCCCAAGGAAATCCGCGGAGAACTGAAGCCGATCAAGACCAGCGTTCCAGGAATCCATTTTTGCGAGACCGCGCCCAAGCTCGCGGCCATCGCCGACAAACTCACGATCATCCGCTCGATTTGCCATCGCGATCCGAATCATGGCGGCGGCAACCATTACATGATGACCGGCGCGCCGACGCCGGTGCCCGTGAATTGCGGCGCCTTCGTCACTTTCCATCCTTCGTTCGGTTCGATGGTGTCCTATCAGCGCGGCGTGCGGAACGGTTTGCCCGCTTACATGAGTCTGCCCAACATGTCGCGGTCGGGCGGGCCGAATTTTCTCGGCGCCCAGCACGCCCCGTTCGTCATTGGCGGTAATCCGAGCAACAAGGATTTTCGAGTCCGCGACGTGGTGTTGCCCGCTTCGATCGCCGAAGGCCGGGCCGCGACGCGCCAGCAATTGCGGCGCGAGCTGGATCGGATGCTGCGTCTGACCGAAGCGGCGGCGGAAGATCCCGCGGTCAGCTTCGACAAATATTACGCCCAAGGCATTGATCTTGTCACTTCGCCCAAAGCCCAGGCCGCTTTCGACATTCATCAAGAGTCCGAGAAAGTGCGTGAACTTTACGGCAAGACGGATTTCGGCCAGCGCCTGCTCTTGTGCAGGCGGCTCGTGGAAGTCGGAGTTTCCTTCGTGACCTGTTACTACGGCGGATGGGATCATCACACGAACATTTTCTCGTCGCTCAAAGAAAAGCACATGCCGAAGTTCGACCAGGGCCTGGCGGCGCTGATCAGCGACCTGGACGAGCGCGGGTTGTTGGAAAGCACGTTGGTGATCGCTCTCGGTGAGTTCGGGCGCACGCCGAAGGTCAACAAGGACACCGGCCGCGATCATTGGCCGCACGCGATGTCAGTGCTGATCGCGGGCGCCGGCACGCCTCGCGGACAGGTGATCGGCGCGACCGACGTGAAGGGTTATCACGCGTCCGAAAACGTGCACAGCCCGGAAGACTTCGCGGCGTCGCTTTACACGAAGATGGGCATTGACCCGCACCAGATTTTGCACACGAACACGGGAAGGCCGGTTCAATTGGTGAGCGGCGGCCGGCCGATCAAAGAATTGTTTTCGTGATGCCGCGGCGCTTCGCCGGTCCTTCCTCGAACTCTGCCCGAGTGCGGCGATTGCTTTGCGGGCTTCCCTCCGAAGAAGCGCCGCGCATTGAAACTCAGGAGCTGGTAAGGCTGCGCAGCCGCGCGGCCGGTTTTCTTTCGACACGGCGGCGCAGCAGCACCGCCCTCGTAGAGCAGGCTTTTCAGCCTGCTGGTTCGGGCGACTTTCCAGTCGCCCGTCGAACGGGACTGGAAAGTCCCGTCAACCCGCAGACAGGAATGTCTGCGCTACGTCTCCACAAGTTCAAAGCGCGATTCGTCCGGGGAATATTCGCATCCATTGCCCCTCTATTGCTCCTCCAGTATCTGGCATTCCTTCCAGTCACCGCGGAAGTTCCAACGGTGAATTACGTTTTTCCCGCCGGAGGCAAACAGGGTTCTACGGTGGAAATCACCGTGGGCGGAAAGCTCGATCCCTGGCCGCTCAGCGTGTGTGGCGATAGCCCTGGTTTGACTTTCAAGACCAACGAAGCCAAAGGCAAATTCACCCTCGAAATTTCCACCAACGCCCCCATCGGCCCACACTTGATCCGCTTCTACAACGCCGAGGGCGCCTCCGCGACGCGTTGCTTCGTCGTCGGACACCTCGATGAACAACTGGAAAAGGAACCCAACGACAGCCCGGATAAAGCCCAGGCGCTCGAAAAACTCCCCATCGTCCTGAACGGTCGATTGGACAAAACGGACGATAGCGATTCGTTCGCGGTGAGACTGGAGAAAGGCCAGTGGCTCGTGGCGTGGGTCGATGCGTACTCGCTCGACTCACCGGTCGATCCGATCCTTCAGTTGCGTGACCGCGCCGGAACCAAGGTCGCTTTCAATCACGACGACCGCAGCCTGGATCCGCTCCTGGCCTACCAGGCCAAGGAAACGGGAATGTTCGTTCTCCAATTGGCCGGCTTTGCCTATCCTCCCCGAGCGGAGGTGCGACTGACCGGCGGCGAAGGCGCGGTCTATCGGTTGACCGTCTCCAGCGGACCTGTCGCGCGCTACGCCTTTCCACCGAGGGTCGTGCGCGGGTCGAAGACTTCAGTGCGATTGTTTGGCTGGAACCTTGGCCAGACCGGCGAGGCATTAGCGTGCGAAATCGATGCTTCAGCAGTGAACAAACACGCGATCGATTTCTTCCCGGCGCTCCCGGCCTTGGAAAACCGCCCGCGAATCCGCATCGGCGCTTTGCCCGAGCAACTTGAGATCGAACCCAACAACACCACCGATCTCGCCCAACCCCTTCCCTGCCCTGCCGCGATCAGCGGCCGTATCGATCCGCCCGGTGACGAAGACCGCTTCGCGCTCACAGCAAAGAAGGGTGACAAGTTTCTGTTTCGGCTGGAATCCGCTCAATTCGGCTTTCCGTTGGACGGAGTCTTGAGGATCACGGATCAATCCGGCAAAGAACTGTCTCGAAGCGACGATGCAGGGCGTTCGGCTGACCCGGAACTCCATTGGACCGCGCCTGCGGACGGCACTTTCGTAATCGCGGTCAGCGACTTGATTCAGCGCGGTGGGAGCGATTTCGTTTATCACCTCGAAATCAATGAGCCAAAGCCCTCATTCAACGCCGTCGTCGAGGGGAATGCGTTCCGTCTGGAACCTGGCAAAAGTGTCGAAGTGAAAGCGACCGTCTCGCGGCTCCACGGTTTCGCGGCGAACCTCCTGGTTGTGGCCGACGGATTGCCCGACGGAGTCACGAGCACAACGGCAACCGTTTCCAGCAAAGGCGAAGCCACCTTGAAACTGTCCGCCACGGACGACGCTAAACCGGCGAACCAACCCTTTCGCGTGCTGGCCATCGCGCCGGACCTTGATCCCCCGGCGATCCGCACCGCCGCCGCCAATCTCAAAGGTCAGAACACCGCCGCAGGCGATTTGCTCATCAATCAGACCGAAAAGCTCTGGGTGACCGTGCTCCCGGCGAAGCCCAAAACGGAGGACAAGCCCGCCGACCAGCCGAAGAAGGAGTGAGTGACGCGCATTACGCGAATTCTCGCGAAAGCCCGTCTCCAAGATCCATTCGTGATAATTCGTGAAATTCGTGTCCGATCAAAGTCTCCGACGCGATTACTCTTCACAGGAGGAAACGGAGATAACAGAGATTCGCCACAGTTTCGCTCGGATCAAACCTTCACTACGAACCATGAACGGAACGGCGCTTCCTTGGTGATGATCGGTTCGAGGTTGTGGGCGTTCGCGAATTCGTTCACCGCGCTTTGCACGCCAAACGTGCCGAAGGAATAGCTGCCATCAGCGATGTAATCGTGGCCGCCCAAGATTCCGCCGGGCTTCACCTTGGGATGCCACAACTGAATGTCTTCTCGCACGGCCTCGTAACTGTGGTCGGCATCCACGTAACAAAAATCCAGACTCCCATCCGGCACAAGCGGAGCGGCCTCCCGCGAAGTCATTCGCCAGATCACGGACCGCCCGGCATACCGCATAAGCCGTTTGATAGTGTCGCAGCACAACTGGTCCTGATTGGCTTGCGAGACGTTGGCTGAGTCCTGATATTCTCTCTGGGAGAACTCGCGCCAGGGGTCCACTGAAAAAAGCAACCGGCCCTGCCAATGTTGCAGCAGATGCTCGGAGAATTGGCCTTTGCGAACTCCCACCTCGACACCGGTTCCAATCAATCCAAGCTGGTTCAACAGATGCGGGAACAACTCGCGGGTTTCCAAAGCGCAGCCCGCCAGCCTGCTTGCGAATGTTCGATTCACCGGCTCATGGATCGCGCGCTGGATTTGGTCCGCAAGAGCCGACACTTCGCGCGCCTGCCTTTCGACAAATGCGATCGCGTCACCCATCCCGGCCAGACCGGGATTTTGAGCCAGCGCCTGGCGGTAACTGGCAATCGCCTTATCCAGAAACCAGCAAGCGGCATAAGCGTTCCCAAGCGCGTGATGAGCCTCCGGGAAAACGGGCTGCAATTGCACCGCGCGTTCCAACAGAGGCACCGCGGCGTCGATCTCCTTGCGGTCAATCTCCAATCTGGCGAGGTCGAAGCAAGCCCAGGCGGAGTTCGGATTGCTTCGGAGCGCGCGTTCCAGGAAGTTGAGAGCGGCATCGGATTCGCCGCGTTGGCGGGCGAGCGCGCCCAGCAAGCGCAACGCTTCCGAGTGGCAGGGATTGTTCTGCAGGATTTTCCGATAGAGCGTTTCCGCCTCCGCAAGCCGGCCTGCCTGGTGATGGGCGAGCGCCTGCCGAAGCAGTGCGCCGAATTCTTCCGAATGTCGCTCGCTCATCGAAGTGAACTTGATTCAAGCACGGATCAACCCGCGGGGGCAAGACATGGGGCAAGTGATCAGTTGTCAGTTAACAGTTATCAGTTCAAATGGAGCGTGGGCTGTCTAAAAAAATTCACCCTGCGCAAAATGCAATAGCTTCATCGTTTCGCGCGGCTTCGCTCATGTTGTGCCTAAGGCCCTGAATTCGGGTTCGTTACGTTTCCCGCTCAGAGATTGCCGCGCCGTGGCATCGGGTCTGCTAAAGCCGCCGTGCTCTGTTATCGAATTGAAGCGTTGAGCCGTTGTGATGAGTCCGGTCGGTCCGAATTCTCCCGACGCGCCTTCACTTCGCGACCGAGCCCATCAGTCACCGAGCGAATCAGCCAGACAGGACTTATTCAGGACAGGCCTGGCTGCGCTGCAAACCAAACTGCTGACACACCATGAAAAACCCGCACCTAACCTTATGAAGAAAGTCGAAGCGATCATCAAGCCCTTCAAATTGGAGGAAGTCAAAGACGCCCTGGGCGAAATCGGCATCGAGGGAATGACGGTGAGCGAAGTCAAAGGCTTCGGTCGCCAAAAGGGCCACACGGAAATCTACCGCGGCAGCGAATACACGGTGGATTTCCTTCCCAAGATCAAAATCGAGCTTGTCCTTCCGGACAGCCAGGTCGAGGCGGCGGTCGCCGCCATCATCAAAACTGCCAAGACCGGAAAGATTGGCGACGGCAAAGTCTTCGTCTCATCCGTCGAGGAGGCCATTCGAATCCGAACCGAAGAAAAAGGGGAAGCCGCTGTTTAGCCCGAACGCGTCCAAAACTCAACTTACCCAAACCATGAAGAAAACCCTTTTCATTCTGAGCTTGTTGGCCACCCTCATTTGCGTCGGCAGCGCGGTGCTCGCCGCGGACGCTCCCGCTCCCGAACGCACCATCCAGGAACGCCTCGAAGATTTGGAAGCCTACGTCAACAACGGCGCGCGCAACGCCAGCACCAACGCCCCATCGAAGATCGCGGGTCCGGGCCCCGGCCACAATGCCTGGCAGATGACGTCTTCGGCGCTCGTGTTGTTCATGACGCTGCCCGGTCTGGCCTTGTTCTACGGGGGGTTGGTTCGCCGCAAGAACGTGCTGTCGGTCCTCGCCCAATGTCTGGGCATCGCCGGCATGGTCACGATTCTTTGGTGGCTCTGCGGATACAGCCTGGCGTTTTCAGGCGGATCGCCGTTTTTGGGCGGCCTTGAATTCGCGATGTTCAACGGCGTGGACGGAACCGGCGTTGGCCAAGGCTATCACTGGATCTCCAACAACGTCTGGGCGATTTTCCAACTCACCTTTGCGATCATCACGCCGGCTCTTATCATTGGAGCGATCGCCGAACGAATGAAGTATTCGGCCGTTCTGCTGTTCATCGCGCTCTGGATGTTCGGCGTCTATTTTCCGCTGGCTCACATGGTCTGGGCTTCGGACGGGTTCATGTGCGGCGCGCTGAACGCCAATGCGTCCATCAAAGCGCTTGATTTCGCGGGCGGCACGGTCGTTCACATGTCTTCCGGGTATTCGGCTTTGATCCTCTGCTTGATCCTCGGCAAGCGCCTGGGCTTTGGCAAGGAGCCTATGCCGCCGCACAGCATGGTGCTTTGCATGGTCGGCACGGGCATGCTCTGGGTGGGATGGTACGGATTCAACGCCGGGTCTGCGCTTGGCGCGGACGGCATCGCGACCAACGCATTCACCACCACGACGCTCGCCGCCGCCACCGCCGGATTCGTTTGGGCCATGGCGGAGTATGTCGTTAAAGGCAAGCCGAGTATCCTTGGCTATTGCTCCGGAATTGTCGCGGGGCTGGTTGTCATCACCCCCGCTTGCGGATTCGTGAATACCAAGGGCGCGATGATCATCGGCATCGCCGCCGGCCTGGTGCCATTCT of Verrucomicrobiota bacterium contains these proteins:
- a CDS encoding DUF1501 domain-containing protein, with amino-acid sequence MTELNRNCAGIARRDFLQLGVGAVLGLGMTDLLRLRAQTAKASGKVSPDQVNCILIWMDGGPSHYETFDPKPDAPKEIRGELKPIKTSVPGIHFCETAPKLAAIADKLTIIRSICHRDPNHGGGNHYMMTGAPTPVPVNCGAFVTFHPSFGSMVSYQRGVRNGLPAYMSLPNMSRSGGPNFLGAQHAPFVIGGNPSNKDFRVRDVVLPASIAEGRAATRQQLRRELDRMLRLTEAAAEDPAVSFDKYYAQGIDLVTSPKAQAAFDIHQESEKVRELYGKTDFGQRLLLCRRLVEVGVSFVTCYYGGWDHHTNIFSSLKEKHMPKFDQGLAALISDLDERGLLESTLVIALGEFGRTPKVNKDTGRDHWPHAMSVLIAGAGTPRGQVIGATDVKGYHASENVHSPEDFAASLYTKMGIDPHQILHTNTGRPVQLVSGGRPIKELFS
- a CDS encoding ammonium transporter, which produces MKKTLFILSLLATLICVGSAVLAADAPAPERTIQERLEDLEAYVNNGARNASTNAPSKIAGPGPGHNAWQMTSSALVLFMTLPGLALFYGGLVRRKNVLSVLAQCLGIAGMVTILWWLCGYSLAFSGGSPFLGGLEFAMFNGVDGTGVGQGYHWISNNVWAIFQLTFAIITPALIIGAIAERMKYSAVLLFIALWMFGVYFPLAHMVWASDGFMCGALNANASIKALDFAGGTVVHMSSGYSALILCLILGKRLGFGKEPMPPHSMVLCMVGTGMLWVGWYGFNAGSALGADGIATNAFTTTTLAAATAGFVWAMAEYVVKGKPSILGYCSGIVAGLVVITPACGFVNTKGAMIIGIAAGLVPFFACYKLKAWLGYDDALDTFGVHGVGGTMGALLTGFLADEKVNSVVGNVKAGLIGSQFKAVIVTILLSVIATTIIAYIVKAIVGLRVDEEVEVAGLDLAEHGEEGYHGS
- a CDS encoding DUF2997 domain-containing protein, with the protein product MELEEIDVFIEKDGQVRIEVRGVKGAHCLTVTKELEQALGGQVVQREMTPEAGEPARQSEDQQQRGRGQ
- a CDS encoding DUF1257 domain-containing protein, with protein sequence MSHFTSIKTRMTEKEPLLQALKDLGYAPEEGLVQIRGYLGNRTPVEIKVATKNPEYDIGFRKVSGVYQCVADWYGLREIDQAKFIEQLTQRYAYHAARAKLEAQGFTLASEQVHEDGRIHLVLRRIT
- a CDS encoding tetratricopeptide repeat protein is translated as MSERHSEEFGALLRQALAHHQAGRLAEAETLYRKILQNNPCHSEALRLLGALARQRGESDAALNFLERALRSNPNSAWACFDLARLEIDRKEIDAAVPLLERAVQLQPVFPEAHHALGNAYAACWFLDKAIASYRQALAQNPGLAGMGDAIAFVERQAREVSALADQIQRAIHEPVNRTFASRLAGCALETRELFPHLLNQLGLIGTGVEVGVRKGQFSEHLLQHWQGRLLFSVDPWREFSQREYQDSANVSQANQDQLCCDTIKRLMRYAGRSVIWRMTSREAAPLVPDGSLDFCYVDADHSYEAVREDIQLWHPKVKPGGILGGHDYIADGSYSFGTFGVQSAVNEFANAHNLEPIITKEAPFRSWFVVKV
- a CDS encoding P-II family nitrogen regulator encodes the protein MKKVEAIIKPFKLEEVKDALGEIGIEGMTVSEVKGFGRQKGHTEIYRGSEYTVDFLPKIKIELVLPDSQVEAAVAAIIKTAKTGKIGDGKVFVSSVEEAIRIRTEEKGEAAV